A stretch of Lactuca sativa cultivar Salinas chromosome 6, Lsat_Salinas_v11, whole genome shotgun sequence DNA encodes these proteins:
- the LOC111919215 gene encoding uncharacterized protein LOC111919215 yields MSQPQLSPPLPLPPHDYPPSPLIVGFHRRFPLLSFSGGSFVDHYVLRYQAVQGTIIMCKKWKGPLSSSFPVDASLRFTNTMPSFNIRKSKPYTHFFISIMFP; encoded by the exons ATGTCACAGCCACAGCTATCGCCGCCGCTACCTTTACCACCACACGACTACCCTCCTTCGCCGCTGATCGTCGGTTTTCATCGGCGTTTTCCACTTCTCTCCTTCTCCGGTGGTTCTTTTGTCGACCATTATGTTCTTCGTTACCAGGCCGTTCAAGGTACGATTATAATGTGCAAGAAATGGAAG GGTCCATTGTCATCATCTTTTCCAGTTGATGCTTCACTACGGTTCACCAATACAATGCCTTCATTCAACATAAGAAAGTCAAAACCCTATACCCATTTCTTCATCTCCATCATGTTTCCATGA
- the LOC111919213 gene encoding AAA-ATPase At3g28580: protein MTWDMTQLGSMMASAMFVWAIFQQWFPEELSKHIEKYIRRLVSFMNPYITISFHEYQGDEYERSKAYKAIERYLSSNSSNGVKRLKANVIKNSKFRSVFLSMEDYEEVIDEFQGMTIWWSSNKIIPQQRALITYNDGDEKRYYQLTCHRKHRDVITKAYVPHVLDEGEAIAKKTRQRKLHTNGIGSSWSHIIFDHPSTFDTLAMHPEKKKDILNDLMSFIKSKDYYKKVGKSWKRGYLLYGPPGTGKSSMIAAMANLLDYDIYDLELTSVNDNTKLKKLLIHTSSRSIIVIEDIDCSLDLTGERKGKNTGEEEKNLVHKKEKVKKKKGSEVTLSGLLNFIDGLWSACGSERLIVFTTNHIEKLDPALIRRGRMDKHIELSFCCFETFKVLAKNYLDIESHDLFPSINRLLEETNMSPADVAENLMPKSADENAESCLKVLIKALENAKEEARLKAAEEESSDQVLSDSGDEESKDTDTESSDSGDEDASEGSEA from the coding sequence ATGACGTGGGATATGACTCAGTTAGGGTCTATGATGGCAAGTGCTATGTTCGTGTGGGCAATCTTCCAGCAATGGTTTCCAGAAGAGCTTAGTAAACATATAGAAAAATATATTCGTAGACTTGTGAGTTTCATGAACCCTTATATCACGATTAGTTTTCATGAATACCAAGGAGACGAATACGAGCGCAGCAAGGCATACAAGGCCATCGAACGATACCTTAGTTCCAACTCCTCCAATGGAGTTAAACGTCTCAAAGCGAATGTAATTAAGAACAGCAAATTTAGATCCGTTTTCTTAAGCATGGAAGACTACGAAGAGGTCATAGATGAGTTCCAAGGCATGACAATCTGGTGGAGTTCGAACAAAATCATCCCCCAACAGCGGGCTCTCATTACTTATAACGATGGTGACGAGAAGCGATACTACCAGCTCACCTGCCATCGCAAACACCGAGATGTAATCACCAAAGCTTACGTGCCCCATGTTCTTGATGAAGGAGAGGCCATTGCAAAGAAAACCAGGCAACGAAAGCTCCATACCAATGGCATAGGGTCCTCGTGGAGCCACATCATATTCGACCACCCTTCTACGTTTGATACTCTTGCAATGCATCCGGAAAAGAAGAAGGATATTTTGAATGATCTTATGAGCTTCATCAAGTCGAAAGACTACTACAAGAAGGTGGGAAAGTCGTGGAAGCGAGGATATCTTCTTTATGGCCCACCAGGAACCGGAAAGTCTAGCATGATCGCTGCCATGGCTAACCTTCTTGATTACGACATCTATGATCTTGAATTAACCTCCGTGAATGATAACACGAAGTTGAAGAAACTACTTATCCACACATCAAGTAGGTCTATAATTGTGATAGAGGACATCGATTGTTCACTTGATCTTACCGGTGAAAGAAAGGGGAAGAATACTGGGGAGGAGGAGAAGAATCTAGTTCACAAAAAGGAGAAGGTTAAGAAGAAAAAGGGAAGTGAAGTGACTTTATCTGGGCTGCTGAATTTCATTGATGGGTTATGGTCGGCTTGTGGTAGTGAGAGACTCATCGTGTTCACTACAAACCACATTGAAAAGCTTGACCCTGCTCTCATTAGAAGAGGAAGGATGGACAAGCATATTGAGCTCTCCTTCTGTTGTTTCGAAACATTTAAGGTGCTGGCCAAGAATTATTTGGATATTGAATCACACGACTTGTTTCCATCCATCAATCGGCTGTTGGAGGAGACCAACATGTCTCCCGCTGATGTTGCAGAAAATTTAATGCCAAAGTCAGCTGATGAGAATGCTGAGAGTTGCTTAAAAGTCCTGATCAAAGCTCTGGAAAATGCAAAAGAAGAAGCAAGGCTGAAAGCTGCGGAGGAAGAGTCAAGTGACCAAGTATTAAGCGATTCAGGTGATGAAGAATCTAAAGATACGGACACAGAATCAAGCGACTCGGGAGATGAAGACGCAAGTGAGGGATCAGAGGCTTAA